Proteins encoded in a region of the Prunus persica cultivar Lovell chromosome G4, Prunus_persica_NCBIv2, whole genome shotgun sequence genome:
- the LOC109948906 gene encoding uncharacterized protein LOC109948906 yields the protein MAGVYVSGTGRGGCRKPALYPLSLEASSLPISQLGNLDFYLDFSVESISQVAEDTLPTPPLGTSSVAADTALRLPAAQPPAHPFLSTSDTTAGTSPQLPAVLPPTPLFLSTSDITSGTSPQLPAVLPRGEIIDDSHKEDDVSISMGHLSEESMSWQDWENSFMAFKAFFDGGAKICEAITLGFHVDFPINLVRNLACAVFGVRAIHSMKLSHGSSEVKADADTLNIKQQELDSQRREVHAFSLAKCVTETTTRSSPRASFVLFGHSS from the exons GTGTATACGTCTCTGGCACAGGCAGGGGAGGGTGCCGAAAGCCTGCGTTGTATCCATTGTCGCTGGAAGCTTCGAGTTTACCAATTTCGCAACTTGGCAATTTGGATTTCTATCTCGATTTCTCA gtTGAGAGCATCTCACAAGTCGCGGAGGATACACTTCCTACTCCTCCTCTTGGGACGTCCAGCGTAGCTGCTGACACTGCCCTGCGTCTTCCAGCAGCGCAACCTCCTGCTCATCCTTTCCTAAGCACATCTGACACAACTGCTGGCACCTCTCCACAGCTTCCAGCAGTGCTGCCTCCTACTCCTCTTTTCCTAAGCACATCCGACATAACTTCCGGCACCTCTCCACAGCTTCCAGCAGTGCTGCCTCGTGGTGAGATTATTGATGACAGCCATAAGGAGGATGATGTTTCCATTTCCATGGGGCATTTATCGGAGGAAAGCATGTCTTGGCAAGATTGGGAGAATTCCTTCATGGCGTTCAAAGCCTTTTTTGATGGTGGTGCTAAGATATGTGAGGCCATAACTCTGGGCTTTCatgtggacttccccatcaaTCTCGTGAGGAACCTAGCATGTGCTGTCTTTGGAGTGCGGGCCATTCATAGCATGAAATTATCACATGGTTCTAGTGAGGTGAAAGCTGATGCCGACACTTTGAACATTAAGCAACAGGAATTGGATAGCCAGCGCAGGGAAGTGCATGCCTTTTCCCTTGCTAAGTGCGTGACGGAGACAACAACCAGATCATCTCCTAGGGCTTCTTTCGTTCTTTTTGGGCATTCTTCATAG